The following are encoded together in the Candidatus Methylomirabilota bacterium genome:
- a CDS encoding hydroxyacid dehydrogenase, with protein sequence MASDNRPLVVVSGLLHPDGKALLESQARVVMTDDPTEEAMMKTAAEADGILFRIRPRCTPALMAVCKKLRVVGRHGVGLDTVDIPAATRLGIAVVHAPGSNSQAVAEHALMLMLACVKRTLQVDRLTRAGDWTAKQRAVGNTELSGKTLGIVGVGNIGRRVAKFAGAVGMRVLAYDKYVPADEVRHRGAEPVGSLEELLPQVDVLTCHTPLTEQTHHMINARTLALMKDGAVYINTSRGGVQDERALFEALTRGKLAAAGVDVFEEEPAPVDNPLLNLENVVVSSHVAGVTKEANRQMGVQVAGEMLRVLRAEKPQVLVNPEVWPRLGVR encoded by the coding sequence ATGGCCAGTGACAACCGGCCGCTCGTCGTCGTCAGCGGCCTCCTCCACCCCGATGGCAAGGCGCTGCTCGAGAGCCAGGCGCGCGTGGTGATGACCGACGACCCGACCGAGGAGGCGATGATGAAGACCGCCGCCGAGGCCGACGGCATCCTGTTCCGCATCCGGCCGCGCTGCACGCCCGCCCTAATGGCGGTCTGCAAGAAGCTGCGGGTGGTCGGCCGTCACGGCGTCGGACTCGACACGGTGGACATCCCCGCGGCGACGCGTCTGGGAATCGCCGTGGTCCACGCGCCGGGCTCGAACTCCCAGGCCGTGGCCGAGCACGCGCTCATGCTGATGCTGGCCTGCGTCAAGCGCACGCTCCAGGTCGACCGCCTGACCCGGGCGGGCGACTGGACCGCCAAGCAGCGGGCGGTCGGCAACACCGAGCTCAGCGGCAAGACGCTCGGCATCGTCGGCGTCGGCAACATCGGCCGGCGGGTGGCGAAGTTCGCGGGAGCGGTGGGCATGCGGGTGCTGGCCTACGACAAGTACGTGCCGGCCGACGAGGTGCGGCACCGTGGCGCCGAGCCGGTGGGGAGCCTGGAAGAGCTGCTGCCGCAGGTGGACGTGCTCACCTGCCACACCCCGCTCACCGAGCAAACGCATCACATGATCAACGCTCGCACGCTGGCGCTCATGAAGGACGGGGCCGTCTACATCAACACCTCCCGCGGCGGCGTCCAGGACGAGCGCGCGCTCTTCGAGGCGCTCACCCGAGGCAAGCTGGCGGCGGCGGGCGTCGACGTCTTCGAGGAAGAGCCCGCCCCCGTCGACAATCCGCTGCTCAACCTCGAGAACGTCGTCGTGTCGTCCCATGTCGCCGGCGTCACCAAGGAGGCCAACCGCCAGATGGGCGTGCAGGTGGCCGGCGAGATGCTGCGTGTGCTGCGCGCCGAGAAGCCGCAGGTGCTGGTGAATCCGGAGGTCTGGCCGCGCCTCGGAGTCCGGTAG
- a CDS encoding class I SAM-dependent methyltransferase — translation MFQSERFFREAWPAISQAVGSPADAARAVQWIVGRAGLKPGARVLDAPCGFGRHSIEFAGKGYKVTGVDFNETELGRARESAHGAGVSLNLICQDMRDMDFSGEFDLALNLFSSIGYFSDDEDRLLLDRFWRALSPGGVFVLDTRNRDQCVRSMPREERQRFEDWTLRIENSFDPITSRWLARWWRLPAGSDDQPGDLIGESEIRLYSAHELRAMLRPERWSRVDLYGALDGTPFSLDTPRLVLVARK, via the coding sequence ATGTTCCAGAGCGAGCGGTTCTTCCGGGAAGCGTGGCCCGCCATCTCCCAGGCGGTCGGGTCGCCGGCCGACGCCGCGCGAGCCGTGCAGTGGATCGTGGGCCGGGCCGGACTCAAGCCGGGGGCCCGGGTGCTCGACGCGCCCTGCGGGTTCGGCCGTCACTCCATCGAGTTCGCCGGCAAGGGCTACAAGGTCACCGGCGTCGACTTCAACGAGACCGAGCTGGGGCGGGCCCGGGAGAGCGCGCACGGCGCCGGCGTGTCGCTCAACCTCATCTGCCAGGACATGCGCGACATGGATTTCTCCGGCGAGTTCGACCTCGCCCTGAACCTCTTCAGCAGTATCGGCTACTTCTCCGACGACGAGGACCGCCTCCTGCTCGACCGCTTCTGGCGCGCGCTGAGCCCGGGCGGCGTCTTCGTCCTCGACACGCGCAACCGCGACCAGTGCGTGCGGTCCATGCCGCGGGAGGAGCGGCAGCGCTTCGAGGACTGGACGCTGCGCATCGAGAACTCGTTCGATCCCATCACCAGCCGCTGGCTGGCCCGCTGGTGGCGCCTGCCCGCCGGAAGCGACGACCAGCCCGGGGACCTGATCGGCGAGAGCGAGATCCGGCTGTACTCCGCGCACGAGCTGCGCGCGATGCTGCGGCCCGAGCGCTGGAGTCGCGTCGACCTCTACGGCGCCCTCGACGGCACGCCGTTCTCTCTCGACACGCCCCGACTCGTCCTGGTCGCCCGGAAGTAG